The bacterium genome has a segment encoding these proteins:
- a CDS encoding S8 family serine peptidase codes for MTAASGRHLDPNSKYNLTLGSVHVQPAAGQREAIAHDGRPFLVQFDDVPDRRQQKRLRRQGIELLRYVDGNMYLVRCRGAEACRKLEVMTRVRATLELAPAMKRSRLFDAAPALVARARSGEPIKVHLKFFRHVPFGRASEILREHRIPVDSAGYASGNALLIEATRNELESLLRFPEVEWADPALPPPAPASKNAAERMRIVNVRGEPAFKGADGSGVGVALVDNYPNEIHTDLEGRVTRVRTRPSIDHGTSMSGIIAGAGILDPRARGMAPKARLYWYSQAWDTWDEMRRGRDRYGFGIVNNSWSLTVGWWFQLRVGGAGHWSWREDTWAWGYYHALAAAGDDSIRESDLLFVFAAANQRQRSYLGPHTHGDQYENDDGIQHQDIHPPNPEYRSIVGHALAKNVLTVGATTKDDRPTYFSSWGSTNDGRVKPDVVATGLQIYRPTRDDGYGYGSGTSDATAAVSGTAALLTDYYRRKHKSQIGSAMLKNLLIHSARDLEAPGPQYSSGWGLVDAELAARVVRSAALSERQLRRKNKKQQKDPLRSLMLEKSIDHKKRQRLSFEVPEGTRELRATLVWHDPSGERLVNDLDIWLKGPSTKKKIRPWVLDGSQPTAPPRKKRNQVDNVEHVLVVDPEPGDWTLRIKGRKVPMGPQPYTLIVSAGDGNRPAVLHPEGQCLIDDFFTARSWYDSSSLERADIFRAGDTFTLHMRPLVSANGDYGDYYGSIRMTFLVRNAAGHKILQDSDATHATYRLDPQQHGHYSERYIIPTGLPAGSYRAEGILSMANGCRDRATRGFRVE; via the coding sequence GTGACCGCTGCTTCCGGCCGACATCTCGATCCGAACTCCAAATACAACCTCACTCTGGGCTCGGTGCATGTGCAGCCCGCAGCTGGTCAGAGAGAGGCGATCGCACACGACGGCCGGCCGTTTCTGGTTCAGTTCGACGACGTTCCGGACCGGCGGCAGCAGAAACGGCTGCGTCGTCAGGGAATCGAGTTGCTGCGGTATGTCGACGGCAATATGTATCTTGTGCGTTGCCGTGGCGCCGAGGCGTGCCGGAAGCTCGAGGTAATGACCCGGGTTCGAGCGACGCTCGAACTTGCACCGGCCATGAAGCGCTCCCGGCTGTTTGACGCCGCTCCGGCTCTGGTCGCGCGGGCACGATCCGGCGAGCCAATCAAGGTCCACCTCAAGTTCTTCCGACACGTTCCCTTTGGGCGTGCCTCCGAGATCCTCCGCGAGCATCGCATCCCAGTCGATAGCGCGGGGTACGCCTCAGGTAACGCCTTACTAATCGAGGCCACTCGCAATGAGCTCGAGAGTCTCCTTCGCTTTCCGGAGGTGGAATGGGCCGACCCGGCGCTGCCGCCGCCGGCTCCGGCCAGCAAGAACGCCGCGGAGCGCATGCGAATCGTCAACGTGCGGGGCGAGCCGGCGTTCAAGGGTGCTGACGGGAGCGGCGTCGGCGTGGCCCTGGTCGACAACTACCCGAACGAGATTCACACCGATCTCGAGGGCCGCGTGACCCGAGTGCGGACCCGGCCGTCGATCGATCACGGCACCTCGATGTCGGGAATCATCGCGGGCGCGGGCATCCTCGACCCCAGGGCCCGCGGCATGGCGCCCAAGGCGCGCCTCTACTGGTATTCGCAAGCTTGGGACACATGGGACGAGATGCGCCGGGGCCGCGACCGCTACGGTTTCGGCATCGTCAACAACTCCTGGTCTCTGACCGTCGGCTGGTGGTTTCAGCTCAGAGTGGGCGGCGCCGGCCACTGGTCGTGGCGCGAGGACACCTGGGCCTGGGGCTACTACCACGCTCTGGCGGCCGCCGGCGACGATTCGATTCGCGAGAGTGACCTCCTGTTCGTGTTTGCTGCCGCCAACCAGAGACAGCGCTCCTATCTCGGCCCTCATACCCACGGCGACCAGTACGAGAACGACGACGGGATCCAGCACCAGGACATCCACCCTCCGAACCCCGAGTATCGCTCGATCGTCGGCCACGCCCTCGCCAAGAACGTGCTGACCGTCGGCGCCACGACGAAAGACGATCGGCCGACTTACTTCTCGTCCTGGGGTTCGACCAACGACGGCCGGGTGAAGCCGGACGTCGTCGCCACCGGGCTGCAGATCTACCGGCCGACTCGGGACGACGGGTACGGCTACGGCTCGGGCACTTCCGACGCCACCGCAGCCGTGAGCGGCACGGCAGCGTTGCTGACCGACTACTACCGGCGCAAGCACAAGAGTCAGATCGGCTCTGCGATGCTCAAGAACCTGCTCATCCACTCGGCGCGCGATCTGGAGGCCCCCGGACCCCAGTACTCTTCAGGCTGGGGCCTCGTCGACGCCGAGCTCGCCGCTCGCGTGGTGCGCTCGGCAGCGTTGAGCGAGCGGCAGCTTCGCAGGAAGAACAAGAAGCAGCAGAAGGATCCCCTTCGCAGCCTGATGCTCGAGAAGAGTATCGACCACAAGAAGCGACAGCGGTTGTCGTTCGAGGTGCCCGAGGGAACGCGTGAGCTTCGGGCCACTCTGGTCTGGCACGATCCCTCGGGTGAGCGGCTGGTCAACGACCTGGACATTTGGCTGAAGGGCCCATCGACGAAGAAAAAAATACGACCTTGGGTCCTCGATGGGAGCCAACCTACGGCGCCGCCGCGGAAGAAGCGCAACCAGGTCGACAACGTGGAGCACGTTTTGGTCGTCGACCCGGAGCCCGGTGACTGGACCCTCCGGATCAAGGGCAGGAAAGTGCCCATGGGACCCCAGCCCTACACCTTGATCGTGTCCGCGGGCGACGGCAACCGACCGGCGGTTCTCCACCCGGAAGGGCAGTGCCTGATCGATGACTTTTTCACCGCCCGGAGCTGGTACGACTCGTCGAGCCTCGAGCGCGCCGATATCTTCCGCGCAGGGGACACCTTCACCCTTCACATGCGTCCGTTGGTTTCAGCCAACGGCGACTACGGCGACTACTACGGATCGATCCGCATGACCTTTCTCGTCCGGAATGCGGCAGGACACAAGATACTCCAGGACAGCGACGCGACTCACGCCACCTACCGGCTCGACCCGCAACAGCACGGGCACTACTCGGAGCGCTACATCATCCCCACAGGCCTGCCGGCGGGGAGCTACCGGGCGGAAGGGATCCTTTCCATGGCCAACGGGTGCCGCGATCGGGCCACCCGCGGCTTCCGGGTCGAATAG
- a CDS encoding tetratricopeptide repeat protein: MLTSSIAVLPFADLSAGKDQRYFCDGLAAELITALSRVEGLRVAPRSSSFHFRAIDDAREAGRQLRVSAVLEGNVGKADGRLRVSAKLTRTVGGIELWSDTFDCPLEDVFAIQHEIAERIAHTLELRLDQQHSEALKRPPTSDVQAYEYYLKGRERFFEYRRRGVEAALQLFNMALMLDHDYARAYAGVTECCTFLFMYADGDEADLEQADLASRRALELSPDLAEAHAARGLVLSLQRRYEAAEEEFETAIDLNPKLYEAFYFYARNSFVQGHLKTAAKLFGHASRVDPDDYQALLLVPQIYDELERPEEAAACRRRGIQAAERRLQQNPEETRALYLGATALVCLGQSKRGLRWAERAMELEPDEPMVLYNIGCVYSLAGEIDRALECIEKSVTRGLAYIDWLRQDSNLDALRDHPRFQALLGEQAS, translated from the coding sequence ATGCTGACGTCCTCCATAGCTGTCCTGCCGTTCGCCGATCTGAGCGCTGGTAAAGACCAGCGGTACTTCTGCGACGGTCTGGCTGCCGAGTTGATCACCGCCCTGTCCCGCGTAGAGGGCCTGCGGGTCGCACCGCGCAGTTCCTCCTTCCACTTTCGAGCCATCGACGACGCTCGGGAAGCGGGTCGGCAGCTGCGGGTGTCCGCGGTTCTCGAGGGCAACGTCGGCAAGGCCGACGGCCGGCTGCGAGTGAGTGCCAAACTGACCAGGACGGTCGGCGGAATAGAGCTCTGGTCGGACACCTTCGATTGCCCCCTGGAGGACGTCTTCGCCATCCAGCACGAGATCGCCGAGCGTATTGCCCACACGCTCGAGCTGCGCCTCGATCAGCAACACTCGGAGGCTCTCAAGCGACCGCCGACCTCCGACGTTCAAGCCTATGAGTACTACCTCAAAGGGCGCGAGCGGTTCTTCGAGTACCGGCGCCGCGGCGTGGAAGCGGCCCTGCAGCTCTTCAACATGGCACTGATGCTGGACCACGACTACGCCCGCGCCTACGCCGGCGTCACCGAATGCTGCACCTTCCTCTTCATGTACGCCGACGGCGACGAGGCCGACCTGGAGCAGGCCGACCTGGCAAGTCGGCGTGCGCTCGAGCTTTCCCCCGATCTGGCCGAAGCGCACGCCGCGCGTGGGTTGGTGCTGTCGCTCCAGCGCCGGTACGAAGCGGCCGAGGAGGAGTTCGAAACGGCGATCGACCTGAATCCGAAGCTCTACGAGGCCTTCTATTTTTACGCTCGCAATAGTTTTGTCCAGGGTCATCTCAAGACCGCCGCGAAGCTGTTCGGGCACGCCTCCAGAGTCGATCCCGACGACTACCAGGCGCTTCTGCTCGTGCCGCAGATCTACGACGAGCTGGAGCGCCCGGAGGAAGCCGCCGCGTGCCGGCGCCGGGGTATACAGGCCGCCGAACGCCGCCTGCAGCAGAACCCCGAGGAGACCCGGGCGCTCTATCTGGGCGCCACCGCCTTGGTCTGTCTGGGACAATCGAAGCGAGGACTGCGTTGGGCCGAGCGAGCCATGGAACTTGAGCCCGATGAGCCGATGGTTCTCTACAACATAGGATGCGTTTACTCACTGGCCGGCGAGATCGATCGGGCCCTGGAGTGCATCGAAAAATCCGTTACCAGAGGACTCGCCTATATCGACTGGCTGCGGCAGGACAGCAACCTGGATGCCCTACGCGACCATCCCCGCTTCCAGGCGCTCCTCGGAGAGCAGGCGTCCTAG
- a CDS encoding FAD-binding oxidoreductase, which yields MSRNYDAIVIGAGIIGCCTGYELAKRGYRTLNVDKLHGAGYGSTSGSCAIVRFHYSTPDGVAMARESYFYWIDWGRYLGIGDEAGLARYRNTGCLVFKTERNHHLTNVMASLDELKVAYEELDAGGVKEFLPILDTRSFGPPVGREDPRFGHPTGDSIEGAIYVPESGFISDPQLSCHNVQRACEARGGEFLFGAEVVAVLEAGGRAAGVRLADGTRLEAGVVVNVAGPHSGRVNRIAGVDGGMKISTRPVKHEVCHVLGPAGVDWDTVGTITSDGDVGGYSRPDTGNHVLLGSEDPPCDDLDWVEDPDDYNTNFSEHWFTQVLRVAQRMPELPVPNRPGGVVDLYDVSDDWIPVYDRSDLPGFYMAVGTSGNQFKNGPVVGKLMAELISRVEAGHDHDRDPVKLRLKYTRRDLDLGFFSRLRDVHKDSSFSVIG from the coding sequence ATGTCTAGAAACTACGACGCCATCGTCATCGGAGCCGGGATCATCGGTTGCTGCACCGGCTACGAGCTCGCAAAGCGCGGCTACCGCACACTCAACGTCGACAAGCTGCACGGCGCGGGCTACGGCTCGACCTCGGGCTCGTGCGCCATTGTCCGCTTCCACTACTCGACCCCCGATGGCGTTGCCATGGCCCGGGAGAGCTACTTCTATTGGATTGACTGGGGTAGGTACCTGGGAATCGGTGACGAGGCTGGCCTGGCCCGATACCGGAACACCGGCTGCCTTGTCTTCAAGACCGAGCGCAACCACCACTTGACGAACGTCATGGCGAGCCTCGACGAGCTCAAGGTTGCCTACGAGGAGCTCGACGCCGGCGGCGTGAAGGAGTTTCTGCCGATTCTGGACACGCGCTCGTTCGGCCCTCCGGTCGGACGCGAGGATCCCCGCTTCGGGCACCCCACCGGCGACTCGATCGAGGGAGCGATCTACGTTCCCGAATCGGGCTTCATCAGCGATCCCCAGCTTTCGTGCCACAACGTGCAGCGGGCATGCGAGGCCCGTGGCGGCGAGTTTCTGTTCGGTGCCGAGGTGGTCGCAGTTCTCGAGGCCGGTGGCCGCGCGGCCGGCGTACGGCTGGCCGACGGCACTCGTCTCGAGGCCGGTGTCGTCGTCAACGTCGCCGGACCCCATTCCGGGAGAGTCAACCGGATCGCCGGGGTGGACGGAGGGATGAAGATCTCGACGCGTCCCGTCAAGCATGAGGTGTGTCACGTGCTGGGCCCCGCCGGCGTCGACTGGGACACCGTCGGCACCATCACCTCGGACGGCGACGTCGGCGGCTATTCGAGGCCGGACACGGGCAACCACGTCCTTCTCGGCTCCGAGGACCCGCCGTGCGACGACCTCGACTGGGTCGAGGATCCGGACGACTACAACACCAACTTCAGCGAACACTGGTTCACACAGGTCCTGCGAGTGGCGCAGCGTATGCCCGAATTGCCGGTGCCCAATCGGCCCGGGGGCGTGGTCGATCTCTACGACGTCAGCGACGATTGGATCCCGGTCTACGACCGCTCGGATCTACCGGGGTTCTACATGGCGGTGGGGACGTCCGGCAACCAGTTCAAGAACGGTCCCGTGGTGGGCAAGCTGATGGCCGAGCTGATCTCCAGGGTCGAGGCCGGCCACGACCACGACCGGGATCCGGTGAAGTTGCGGCTCAAGTACACCCGGCGCGATCTCGATCTCGGATTCTTCAGCCGGCTGCGCGACGTCCACAAGGACTCGTCGTTCTCGGTCATCGGGTGA
- a CDS encoding GIY-YIG nuclease family protein, giving the protein MDKKHILAEIRRTAVGNGGLPWSSRRFEAETGIKESEWAGVHWARWADAVEEAGFSRKTLAQASDEEALLDAYIQLIRYLGRFPVRNELRMRARSSLESAHDDGFNNRWGGKVQTAARILAYCRSVGGYEDVASICAPIAARAADKSESGLGKAEENIGYVYLAQFQQSHYRIGRTKRVSQSEAELSAALPAKAKIIHAIKTDDPVGIEAYWQRRFEDRPRRGEWLTLTDEDVRAFKRRKTQ; this is encoded by the coding sequence ATGGACAAGAAACACATCTTGGCCGAGATTCGGAGGACAGCCGTGGGAAACGGTGGTTTGCCCTGGAGCAGCCGGAGGTTCGAAGCCGAAACCGGGATCAAGGAAAGCGAGTGGGCTGGTGTCCACTGGGCGCGATGGGCCGATGCGGTCGAGGAGGCGGGCTTTTCGCGGAAGACGCTGGCCCAAGCTTCAGACGAAGAGGCGCTCCTGGACGCGTACATCCAACTGATCAGATACCTTGGTCGCTTCCCCGTGCGAAACGAGCTCCGCATGAGGGCTCGCAGCAGTTTGGAGTCCGCGCACGACGACGGTTTCAACAACAGGTGGGGAGGGAAGGTGCAAACCGCCGCGAGGATTCTCGCCTACTGCCGGAGCGTCGGTGGCTACGAGGACGTAGCCTCAATCTGCGCTCCGATAGCTGCGAGGGCGGCGGACAAATCCGAATCGGGTCTCGGCAAGGCCGAAGAGAACATCGGCTATGTGTATCTCGCACAGTTTCAGCAGAGCCACTACAGGATTGGCAGAACCAAACGGGTTAGCCAAAGCGAAGCCGAGCTATCGGCGGCGCTACCCGCGAAGGCCAAGATCATCCACGCCATCAAGACCGACGACCCGGTGGGAATAGAGGCCTACTGGCAGCGTCGCTTCGAAGACCGGCCAAGGCGAGGCGAGTGGTTGACGCTAACGGATGAGGACGTCCGCGCATTCAAGAGACGGAAAACGCAGTAG